Genomic DNA from Thalassoroseus pseudoceratinae:
GGCAGCAAGCACCAGCAGCGTTGCTGACATACCGGCCGCAGTCGCATTGAACTTCTGCCGATTGTATTTCAGACCGCCGGCGAAGAGGCTCGCCCCCAACACAAGCAGGATATTGCCCAGAATACTCCCCGTGAGTGAGGCCCGCACAACTTCGATTTTCCCGGCGCGAAGGGCAATGACAGCGATGATCAATTCCGCCGCGTTCCCGAACGACGCGTTCATCAAGCCACCGATACCGGGACCGAACCGTTCCGCGAGCATCTCGGTGCTCTTGCCCATGAGGCCAGCTAACGGAATGATGCCAAGTGCCGCGGTCACGAACACCCAAGTTCCGGACCCTCCCACCCAGTGCAGCACCAGGGCCACAGGAACGAAAACCAGCATCACATTGAGCCAACCGACGCGTTTGAGCCAGTCCATTATCCACTCACAGAAAGTGTGTCAAACTACGAAATGAAGTACACGAGGTTCATTCACAACCTCACGCTGCTAGTTGCGTAGGCTACTGACGAGTGTGGACGGTGTCCATCGTGGCCATGGACTTTTGATTGTCGAGTTTAGCGCAAAAAAAGAACTCGGCCTCCGGTTGGAACCGAAAGCCGAGCCTTTGTGTGTCTCGTATCAAGATCGAGATGTCTTCGATTCCATTTCCCTGGTCAAGCCAGCAGGAAAAACGCGGAATCGGAAACAAAAGGAGACGATCCGGATGCGAGTGAATGGTGGCTGCCGAACGGCAACCCGCCGGTTACCGGCGTTCAAGCGGCGCCACCTCCAGGTTGGCTACTACAATCACAAGTCACTCGATCACCTCCTTTCTATATAGACACCCCGTTTCGATCAGCTCGCCATGTCTGACCACCTCACGGGCGATAGTCCTGCGTGCTGCGTTCGCACGCCCAACACCTTCATAATTACAAATCTTTCGGCGTCGGCAAGAGTAATTTGCGGTACGTTTTTGGAATTTTTTCAGAATCGAAATTTCAGGGGGAATGTTAAAAGACGATCGACGACACGCCATCCGCGTGGGAATTTTGGTTCGCTCGCTGAATCGGGACGGATCTCGTAGAATGCTGAGGTGCTTGCTGAGGTCGTACTCAGCGTCGTTCAGTCTTTGCCATCGCCGTCGGGAAGGATTCACCGTGGCTGTTCGTAATTTGTGTTCGTCGTGGCTTTTTGTGGCTTGCTTGATGACAAATCACCCATCCTCTGCGGAATCGTTGCGTTATCCGGAAACTCGAAAAGTCGACCAGACTGATGTTTATCACGGTGTGACGGTATCCGATCCGTATCGTTGGCTCGAGGACGACGTTCGGACGTCTGAAGATGTGCACGATTGGGTCGAGGCACAAAACAAAGTATCGTTCGGATATCTCAAAGCGATTCCTCAGCGGGATGCCATTGAGAGCCGATTGACGAAGCTCTGGAATTACGAGAAATACTCTGCACCCTTCAAACGTGGTGGACGGTATTACTACTTCAAGAACAACGGGCTACAAAACCAAGACGTGCTGTTCATGCAAGACCGTCTTGATGCGGAAGCCACGGTCTTGATCGATCCCAATGAATGGTCTGAAGACGGCACGGTCGCACTGGCGGGATTGGCGTTTAGCGATGATGGTCGGTATCTCGCCTACGGTATTCAGGAAGCCGGTAGCGACTGGCGAACCTGGCGAGTCATGGAGATCGCCACCAGGAAGGTGCTGGAAGAAGGAATCCAATGGGTCAAATTTAGTAGTGCGACTTGGACGCGGGATTCCAAAGGGTTCTTCTATGGTCGCTTTGATGCACCGGAAGAGGGCGAAGCATTTCAATCGCTGAATCTGAACCAAAAAATCTACTATCACCGAATTGGCACGTCGCAAGATCAAGACGTGTTGGTGTACCATCGCCCGGATGAACCGACTTGGGGATTTGGAACGTCGGTGACGCAAGATGGTCAATTTCTTGTCCTCACCGTTTGGAAAGGCACTGACGATCGCTATCGCATTTTGTATCGGGATCTCACCGAACCGTATGCAGCCCCGGTGGACCTGATTGATAATTTTGAGCAGGAGTTTAGTTTTGTCGGCAACGACGGACACGTCTTCTACTTCGTGACCGATTGGGAAGCACCCCGCAAACGGTTGATCGCAATCGACATTCGCAAACCGGCTCGCGAGAATTGGCAAGTCATCATTCCCGAGTCGGACAATGCCCTGAATGACGTGAATCTCGTCGGCAATTTGTTCGTCGCCAGTTATCTGCAGGATGCGAAAACCGCTGTCAAGATTTACGATATGCAAGGAGAGCATGTGCGTGATGTGGAGTTCCCCGGCATCGGGACGGCACGCGGATTCAGCGGACGCCGCGGAGACACGGAGACGTTCTATTCGTTCTCCAGTTTCGCGACTCCGCCGAGCACGTACCGCTACGACTTGATCACGGGAAAGAGCACCAAACTTCGGCAAGCAGAAGTCGACTTCGATCCCGAGCTGTACGAAGTCAAACAAGTCTTTTACAAAAGCAAAGACGGAACCAAAGTCCCGATGTTCATTGCTCACAAGAAGGGACTGGAGCTCGACGATAACAATCCAACGCTGCTCTACGGTTACGGCGGGTTTTCGATTCCGCTCACGCCGAGCTTTTCGATCAGCCGACTCGCTTGGATGGAAATGGGCGGCGTGTTCGCAATGGCCAACCTGCGGGGCGGCGGCGAATACGGCGAGGAATGGCATAAAGCTGGAACGAAATTGACGAAACAAAATGTCTTCGACGATTTCATTGCGGCGGCGGAATGGTTGATCGATAACGACTATACCAAGTCCTCGAAGCTTGCGATCCAAGGGGGATCCAACGGAGGGTTGCTCGTCGGTGCAGCCATCACGCAACGCCCCGACCTTTTCGGAGCAGCACTTCCGGCAGTGGGCGTGATGGACATGCTGCGGTTTCACAAATTCACGGCCGGTCGGTTTTGGGTCGACGATTACGGCTCCGCTGATAATCCCGAAGAATTCCAGGCGTTGTACAAGTATTCGCCGTACCACAACCTGAAAGCGGGAATCGAATACCCACCAACCCTCGTGACAACCGCCGATACCGACGACCGCGTCGTGCCCGGACACAGCTTCAAGTTCGCCGCCCGTTTACAGGAATATCACGAAGGTGATGCACCGGTGTTGATTCGTATCGAGACGAAAGCGGGACACGGATCTGGCAAGCCGACTTCCAAAATCATCGAGGAAATCGCTGACCAATGGGCGTTTCTCGTGAAGAACCTCGGAATGGAAATCGAGTCCAAGTGAGAAATCACTTCAGCGATTGATTGAGATTCCCCAGTCGTCCTTTGAGGCGTTGCAGCAGGATTCGTTGATCACGCAGGGAATTGCCATCGGGGTCGCCGGTCATTTCTCCCATGATCAATGAGCCGACCGCTCCCAACTCGGGAGCGGTTTGCGAGCCGATCTCAGCGTGCTGCTGCTCGACCGTTTGGAGGGCCGCCTCGAGTTCGGGATCAAGTTCGACGTTGGCTGGGGATTGTTCCCGCAGTTGCTGGCGAACTTGGGGCAACAATGATTGGCTTGGCGTCACAGTGGACTGTGGTGTTGACGTGATGACGGTTCGTGACGGGGGAACAGCGTCCGATTTGTAGGCCACCGCGATTCCACCCGCCGCCAACATGACGCTGATTCCCACACCAACGGCAACGGCGAATGGATGTCGATTCCAAAATTGGATCCATGCATTCGGCTTAGTCTCGGTCAATGCTGTTGGCAGCGAGACCGAGGTTTGTCGTTCTTCCAAATACTCCGTCAATGCATCGGCTAAGTCTTGGGCGGAGGCGAATCGGTGGTCCGGATCTTTCGCCAAGCAGCAGATGCAGATCGCTTCCAAGCCTTCGGGGATGGTTTCGTCAATCGTTCGTGGCAGTGGCGGTTCGGCGTTGACGACCTGATACAACAACGCCTGTGTCGAGCCACGGAACGGTCGTTCGCCGGTCAACATTTCGAACAGCATCGTGCCGAGTGCGTAAATGTCGGCGCGGGCGTCCGCCTCGTGTGACTGGCCGGTTGCCTGCTCGGGAGCCATGTATGCCGGCGTGCCCATGACCACACCGGCTGCTGTCATCGAGGTTTCACCAAACTCTCGTTTCGCCAGACCGAAGTCGGCAATGTGCGGTTGTCCGTCTTCATCGAGTAAGATGTTCGCCGGTTTAAGATCGCGATGAATCACGCCGCGTTGGTGAGCGTGATGCAATGCCTCCGCAAGTGTGCGGCACAGTTCGGCACTCTCTTGATGAGTCGGTTGGTAACTCTCCAGCCAGTCGTCCATTGGTTGGCCGTTAATGAAGTCAGTCGCGATATAAACCGAACCGTCGCTCATCCCGACTTCGTGCACGCCGACGATATTCGGATGTCGAAGTTGGGCCGCAGCTCGTGCCTCTTTCAAGAACTGCGACGTTTCTTTCTCGGTCAGTTGTCCGCTGCGGGGTAACTTGATGGCTACCGCACGGTCAAGTTTCAAATCGCGAGCTTGATAAACGCAACCGAAACCGCCTTCCCCCAGAAGTTTCTCTAACACAAAGTGCCCAAGACGTGTCGTTTCCGAACCGGATGAGTGCTTCGTTGCAGCTGGATCGATGATCGGGTCATCTGCGGCAGCAGTTTTGGAGTCGAGCAAACCGGCGCCGTTGGAAAGACTCACGGCAACCGTTTCCTGACCAGTGCATCCGGCCGATTTCTCAACCGAGTTGACGAACGTATGGCCACAATTCCCGCAGGTTGTCGAAGCCGCCGCGGACGTTCCGAAATCCACACCGTTTTGACAGCTCGGGCAGGGGACCAGCACTGATTGATGACTATCAAG
This window encodes:
- a CDS encoding serine/threonine-protein kinase; protein product: MLLDSHQSVLVPCPSCQNGVDFGTSAAASTTCGNCGHTFVNSVEKSAGCTGQETVAVSLSNGAGLLDSKTAAADDPIIDPAATKHSSGSETTRLGHFVLEKLLGEGGFGCVYQARDLKLDRAVAIKLPRSGQLTEKETSQFLKEARAAAQLRHPNIVGVHEVGMSDGSVYIATDFINGQPMDDWLESYQPTHQESAELCRTLAEALHHAHQRGVIHRDLKPANILLDEDGQPHIADFGLAKREFGETSMTAAGVVMGTPAYMAPEQATGQSHEADARADIYALGTMLFEMLTGERPFRGSTQALLYQVVNAEPPLPRTIDETIPEGLEAICICCLAKDPDHRFASAQDLADALTEYLEERQTSVSLPTALTETKPNAWIQFWNRHPFAVAVGVGISVMLAAGGIAVAYKSDAVPPSRTVITSTPQSTVTPSQSLLPQVRQQLREQSPANVELDPELEAALQTVEQQHAEIGSQTAPELGAVGSLIMGEMTGDPDGNSLRDQRILLQRLKGRLGNLNQSLK
- a CDS encoding prolyl oligopeptidase family serine peptidase — translated: MTNHPSSAESLRYPETRKVDQTDVYHGVTVSDPYRWLEDDVRTSEDVHDWVEAQNKVSFGYLKAIPQRDAIESRLTKLWNYEKYSAPFKRGGRYYYFKNNGLQNQDVLFMQDRLDAEATVLIDPNEWSEDGTVALAGLAFSDDGRYLAYGIQEAGSDWRTWRVMEIATRKVLEEGIQWVKFSSATWTRDSKGFFYGRFDAPEEGEAFQSLNLNQKIYYHRIGTSQDQDVLVYHRPDEPTWGFGTSVTQDGQFLVLTVWKGTDDRYRILYRDLTEPYAAPVDLIDNFEQEFSFVGNDGHVFYFVTDWEAPRKRLIAIDIRKPARENWQVIIPESDNALNDVNLVGNLFVASYLQDAKTAVKIYDMQGEHVRDVEFPGIGTARGFSGRRGDTETFYSFSSFATPPSTYRYDLITGKSTKLRQAEVDFDPELYEVKQVFYKSKDGTKVPMFIAHKKGLELDDNNPTLLYGYGGFSIPLTPSFSISRLAWMEMGGVFAMANLRGGGEYGEEWHKAGTKLTKQNVFDDFIAAAEWLIDNDYTKSSKLAIQGGSNGGLLVGAAITQRPDLFGAALPAVGVMDMLRFHKFTAGRFWVDDYGSADNPEEFQALYKYSPYHNLKAGIEYPPTLVTTADTDDRVVPGHSFKFAARLQEYHEGDAPVLIRIETKAGHGSGKPTSKIIEEIADQWAFLVKNLGMEIESK